GGGCATCCCGGTGGTGCTCGTCACCTCGCTCGGCAGCGAGGAGGACCGCCGCCGCGGGGTCGAGGCAGGCGCCGACGCCTACATCGTCAAGGCGGAGTTCGCGGCCGATCTGCTGGTCGCCACGGTGGAGCGCCTGCTGTGAGCCGTGAGCCCGTCCGCGCCATCGTCGTCGACGACTCGACGACCGCCCGCACCCTCCTCGTCGCGATCCTCGGGGCCGATCCCGGCATCGAGATCGTCGGCGAGGCCGCGACCGGCGCGGACGCACTCGAGGCCGTTCGGACCCTGCGCCCCTCCGTGGTGGTGATGGACATCGAGATGCCGGTCCTCGACGGCTTCGAGGCGACCAAGCGGATCATGGCCGAGAGGCCCACGCCGATCGTGATCGTCACCGCCAACCGGAACCCGGGCGATGTGGCCACGAGCCTGCAGGCCACCCAGCTCGGCGCCCTGACGGTCCAGCCCAAGCCGCCCGCGCCCGGCACCCCGGCCTTCCGCCGTGAGGCCGACCGCCTCGTGTCGCTGGTGAAGGCGCTGGCCGACGTCAGGGTCGTGCGCCGCCGGCCGGGCCAGCTCGCCGAGCCGCCGATGCCGCCGCGACCACCGCGGGGACGCCCGCTGCGTGTCGTGGGCGTGGCGGCCTCCACGGGCGGGCCCGCCGCGCTCTACCGGTTCATCGCCGCCCTGCCGGACGATCTCAGCATTCCCGTCCTCGTCGTCCAGCACATCGCCGAGGGCTTCGTGCACGGCCTCGTGCGTTGGCTGAACGCCGCCTCCCTCATGGCGGTGAAGGTCGCCGTGGACGGCGAGGACCTCGACGCGGCGACGGTGTACGTGGCGCCCGACGGAGCGCATCTGCGCGTCGACGGGCGGCGGGTGCTCCTCGACGGCGGCAGCGCCTTCCGGGGCTTCCGGCCCTCCGGGTCGGTCCTGCTCGAGTCGCTGGCGGCGTCGTACGGGTCCTCGGCGGCAGGGGTCGTCCTCACCGGCATGGGCAGCGACGGGCTGGAGGGCGCCCGGGCCCTGCGCGGCCGGGGCGGGCTGGTGCTCGCGCAGGACGAGGGGACGTCGA
This portion of the Egibacteraceae bacterium genome encodes:
- a CDS encoding chemotaxis protein CheB, with amino-acid sequence MSREPVRAIVVDDSTTARTLLVAILGADPGIEIVGEAATGADALEAVRTLRPSVVVMDIEMPVLDGFEATKRIMAERPTPIVIVTANRNPGDVATSLQATQLGALTVQPKPPAPGTPAFRREADRLVSLVKALADVRVVRRRPGQLAEPPMPPRPPRGRPLRVVGVAASTGGPAALYRFIAALPDDLSIPVLVVQHIAEGFVHGLVRWLNAASLMAVKVAVDGEDLDAATVYVAPDGAHLRVDGRRVLLDGGSAFRGFRPSGSVLLESLAASYGSSAAGVVLTGMGSDGLEGARALRGRGGLVLAQDEGTSTVFGMPRAVADAGLADVVGPVEDLAAWLAPACQREQRQKEQR